CCACTTCCGGGTTGAGGGACCGGTGGTGAAACAGATGCAGGAGGCTTTTCTGGAGGACTGGCAGTTTACAACCGGGGAGGCGATTCCCGAAATGGGATATCCGGAAGGTATCGCTGAATCGAAGGCGTTCTGCCGCGGGATCAGTGCCGGACCCAATGAGGACTTCGAGAAGCTTACCTGGATCGTGATCGGCGCCCTGGACTGCGCCAGGCGTCACGTTCGAATCATGACCCCATATCTTATCCCCGACCGCGCACTCATCTCGGCCATTAACGCCGCTTCTCTCCGGGGGGTCACCGTGGAGATCCTGCTGCCCGGTAAAAACAACCTGCCGTATGTCGCCTGGGCCACCCAGGCCTATCTCTGGGAGCTGCTCCGGTACGGGACCCTCATTTATTTTCAGCCGCCGCCCTTCATTCATAGCAAGTTCCTCCTGGTGGACGATCATTATTCCCTGATAGGTTCGGCCAATCTCGATCCGCGCAGCCTGCGTCTCAATTTCGAGTTCAACCTGGAGGTTTACGACCGGGAATTGAACGCGTCCCTGGCGCGGCATTTTGACGATCTGCGCCAGCAGGCGCGGGGAACGTCGCTGGAAGAAGTCGATGGCCGATCGCTGCCGGTAAAGCTCCGGGACACTTCCGCGAAAATTTTCTCCCCTTACCTGTGAACACCGCGCGAGCGATATTCCAGGCCCGATGTGCGGTGGTTGCACGGATGAGTTCCTGGCGCAGAGGTAGTATTCCAAAACGAAGAGCTATCATCTCCTCAGTGCTTTAAGCGCCTTTCCTGCCCGGTATAGCCATTTCCTTCGTCGTTCTCCCTCAACCGATCGCGGCTGACAACGACCCAGCCGCTGGAACGTCTGAAGGCAAATATCTCATCTGAGGAAAGCAGCCGATCAAGAAACCGGGGCGACACCAGGTGTGTTGACCCGTCCTTGTACATAACCTTAATCATCATGACGGGCTCCTCCGCGAAGGCCTCTGAAGTTTCCACTTCCATCATAGCAGGGCGCGGAAAGTTGACAAAATAGATTGCCCCTGGTTTTTTGCTCCTGGGCGCGGTCATTCCTCCCAATGAAAAACCCGGCACTGCCATGCGATGCCGGGGAGGTTATTCTTCTCCAGGTTGGATGATTTAGACAACTATTCCATGTTTTCGTCTGAATCTTCTTGAGCTGCGGGTTTTACCTTCCGAACCGGAAGGCTGCAGGTGTTGGAGAGTCAGGTGGATATCCCGAACCGGGGCAGGATCCATCGATTGAGTGCGTACCAGATTGCCACAATACCTAAAATACTGAGAATTTCCATGAAGCACCTCCTATATAGTTCATTTAATATATATTGTTTAAAACCGAAACACAAGCATTTCTATTTCAGGAAACCGTCAGTTCGTTGGTCACGTCGATTACGCCCGGCGTATACCAGCAATCCTTCTCGGCCGCGTCCTTTTCCGTCTGTGAGTCGACCCGACCGCGGAGAGTGACTTTCTTCCCATGAACATCCAGGCGGAACTTGGCAGGACTCACCAGAACATCTTTTTCCAGAATGGTGATCAGGTTATCCTTCAGTTCCTCATCGCTGTCCTCTTCGGGAGGGTCGACCACCAGCAGATTTCGAACCTCTGTGACTCCCGGCACCCACCAGCAGAGAACCTCGCAGAGCCGCGTGTACGCCAGGGCATGGACATGGCCCCTCAGGATGACAACCCCTTCCGGGTCGGTTTCTATCTCGATATTACCCTCTTCAATGTTGCGTTCCTGAATAAAGGCGTGGCGAACGT
The Desulfuromonas sp. TF genome window above contains:
- a CDS encoding BON domain-containing protein — its product is MSEDRKIIQKIEGTLTRDKRVNLNSGTVEISCEGGYVTLTGTVPTVAAKRLAVRLTQELPEVKSVRDELRVTTDSPMGDLQIADHVRHAFIQERNIEEGNIEIETDPEGVVILRGHVHALAYTRLCEVLCWWVPGVTEVRNLLVVDPPEEDSDEELKDNLITILEKDVLVSPAKFRLDVHGKKVTLRGRVDSQTEKDAAEKDCWYTPGVIDVTNELTVS
- a CDS encoding GSU3473 family protein translates to MMIKVMYKDGSTHLVSPRFLDRLLSSDEIFAFRRSSGWVVVSRDRLRENDEGNGYTGQERRLKH